The following proteins are encoded in a genomic region of Pseudodesulfovibrio mercurii:
- a CDS encoding lytic transglycosylase domain-containing protein, with product MPRRQPAFPLVAGLILFCFALLVPAPSRAGDIEMLAPMQTAAFPSLESAIRIKGPLNFCGEFVPLHLPEVRERLEKELLLMLWDRAQVILWLKRTGRYFPHIETVLRGARMPDDLKYIAVIESALKPKAGSSQGARGIWQFIASTAGNYDLTVDRFIDERRNFYFATRAAVSYLKDLHDRFGSWTLACAGYNMGEQGLEKQIEMQEVKDYYHLHLPEETQRYVLRAIAAKLILTDPARYGFDLHPDDYYKPGRFDRVKLRAKYPTPLTLVAKAAGTYYKTIRDLNPQFLGEIIPPGQHTLFLPEGSSGEFAERYHPLMAKYRETLKPETYVVKQGDSLTEIARQHDMSLYQLCKLNKLSRRATIHPGQKLLVQ from the coding sequence ATGCCCAGGCGGCAGCCCGCTTTCCCGCTTGTCGCGGGACTGATCCTCTTCTGCTTCGCGCTGCTCGTCCCCGCGCCGTCACGCGCCGGGGACATCGAGATGCTCGCGCCCATGCAGACCGCCGCCTTCCCGTCCCTGGAGTCGGCCATCCGCATCAAGGGGCCGCTCAACTTCTGCGGCGAGTTCGTGCCCCTGCACCTGCCCGAGGTGCGCGAGCGGTTGGAAAAGGAACTCCTGCTCATGCTCTGGGACCGCGCCCAGGTCATCCTCTGGCTCAAGCGCACGGGCCGCTACTTCCCGCACATCGAGACCGTGCTCCGGGGCGCGCGCATGCCCGACGACCTCAAGTACATTGCGGTCATCGAATCCGCGCTCAAGCCCAAGGCTGGTTCCAGCCAGGGCGCGCGCGGCATCTGGCAGTTCATCGCCTCCACGGCGGGCAACTACGACCTGACCGTGGACCGCTTCATCGACGAGCGGCGCAACTTCTACTTCGCCACCAGGGCGGCCGTGTCCTATCTCAAGGACCTGCACGACCGGTTCGGCTCCTGGACCCTGGCCTGCGCGGGCTACAACATGGGCGAGCAGGGGTTGGAGAAGCAGATCGAGATGCAGGAGGTCAAGGACTACTACCACCTGCACCTGCCCGAGGAGACCCAGCGCTACGTGCTCCGGGCCATCGCGGCCAAGCTCATCCTGACCGACCCGGCGCGCTACGGCTTTGACCTGCACCCCGATGACTACTACAAGCCCGGCCGTTTCGACCGGGTCAAGCTGCGCGCCAAGTACCCCACGCCCCTGACCCTGGTGGCCAAGGCCGCGGGCACCTATTACAAGACAATCCGCGATCTGAACCCCCAGTTTCTGGGCGAGATCATCCCGCCCGGCCAGCACACCCTGTTTTTGCCCGAGGGCTCGTCCGGGGAGTTTGCCGAGCGGTATCATCCGCTCATGGCCAAGTACCGGGAGACGCTCAAGCCCGAGACCTATGTGGTCAAGCAGGGGGATTCCTTGACGGAGATCGCCCGGCAGCACGACATGAGTCTGTATCAGCTGTGCAAGCTGAACAAGCTGAGCAGGCGCGCGACCATCCACCCCGGGCAGAAGCTTCTGGTCCAGTAG
- a CDS encoding PhoH family protein, protein MAQKHFVLDTNVLIENPKCIIALRNGVENQIYIPYTVLDELDGLKKDPRIGHIVSQAVRAILEDDAVNIFPPDFAMTLTDTIMDDRILKEILHVGPEEATLITNDRILQIKAKCYGIPSEEYRDSDPFRSESQRYTGFVEEGEEPVRNCFRWENGMPIFYGPEGPKEIAYTHEIWGVRPRSVYQNLALELMLCDGIDLVSIQSEAGYGKTFLSLAAALYLMLERKDNPYRKIYLVKPVVEIGAKMGYLPGDIEEKMLPYIKYIQDLLIKLHDIRPCNRIWLDPQSDSFKFNPKKFEVQPVAFLRGMNIENAVVIVDEMQNLSRGETRALLTRMGEGVKCICLGDTRQVDNPYLNESNNGLNWTVRKLKGYKNYAHMVLKGDRSRGPITDIVLKSKL, encoded by the coding sequence ATGGCCCAGAAGCACTTTGTCCTCGACACCAACGTCCTCATTGAAAACCCCAAATGCATCATCGCCCTGCGCAACGGGGTGGAAAACCAGATATACATTCCCTACACCGTCCTCGATGAGCTGGACGGCCTGAAAAAAGACCCGCGCATCGGCCACATCGTCTCCCAGGCGGTGCGGGCCATCCTCGAAGACGACGCCGTCAACATCTTTCCCCCTGACTTCGCCATGACCCTCACGGACACGATCATGGACGACCGGATTCTCAAGGAAATCCTCCACGTGGGGCCGGAAGAGGCGACGCTGATCACCAACGACCGCATCCTTCAGATCAAGGCCAAGTGCTACGGCATTCCGAGCGAGGAATACCGCGATTCCGACCCGTTCCGGTCCGAGTCCCAGCGCTACACCGGGTTCGTGGAGGAGGGCGAGGAGCCCGTGCGCAACTGTTTCCGGTGGGAAAACGGCATGCCCATCTTTTACGGGCCGGAGGGCCCCAAGGAGATCGCCTACACCCACGAGATATGGGGGGTGCGGCCGCGCAGCGTGTACCAGAACCTGGCCCTGGAGCTGATGCTCTGCGACGGCATCGACCTGGTCTCCATCCAGTCCGAGGCGGGCTACGGCAAGACCTTCCTGTCCCTGGCCGCGGCCCTGTACCTGATGCTCGAGCGCAAGGACAACCCCTACCGCAAGATCTACCTGGTCAAGCCCGTGGTGGAGATCGGGGCCAAGATGGGCTACCTGCCCGGCGACATCGAGGAGAAGATGCTGCCATACATCAAGTACATCCAGGACCTGCTCATCAAGCTGCACGACATCCGGCCGTGCAACCGCATCTGGCTCGACCCCCAGAGCGACTCCTTCAAGTTCAACCCCAAGAAGTTCGAGGTCCAGCCCGTGGCCTTCCTACGCGGCATGAACATCGAGAACGCGGTGGTCATCGTGGACGAGATGCAGAACCTGTCGCGCGGCGAGACCCGCGCCCTGCTGACCCGCATGGGCGAAGGGGTCAAGTGCATCTGCCTGGGCGACACCCGGCAGGTGGACAACCCGTACCTCAACGAGTCCAACAACGGCCTGAACTGGACAGTCCGCAAGCTCAAGGGGTACAAGAACTATGCGCACATGGTCCTCAAGGGCGACCGCTCGCGCGGCCCCATCACGGACATCGTGTTGAAATCTAAACTGTAA
- a CDS encoding flagellar biosynthesis anti-sigma factor FlgM, with product MKGHEDSRGQAASHLETERVFDGFDEVETGRHRDTAEERARKIARLKEAVNSGRYEPDVMDIARLLTSAMDPTL from the coding sequence ATGAAGGGGCATGAAGACAGTCGCGGACAGGCCGCATCCCACCTCGAGACCGAGCGCGTGTTCGACGGCTTCGACGAGGTGGAGACCGGCCGCCACAGGGACACCGCCGAGGAGCGGGCGCGCAAGATCGCCCGGCTCAAGGAGGCCGTCAACTCCGGCCGGTACGAGCCCGACGTCATGGACATCGCCCGGCTGCTGACCTCGGCCATGGACCCGACGCTCTAG
- the dgt gene encoding dGTP triphosphohydrolase, whose product MGSAPRMDWNRLLDATRPKIDKPDKKNKPSKDVRSPFQRDIDRITFSDAFRRLSRKTQVHPLNENDHIHSRLTHSLEVASVGRSLGVHIGNFLQDIGELPEGMQPERVGEIVQAACMAHDIGNPPFGHSGESAIKDWFQGHPGSLTPLPVNCRSDFTKFDGNAMAIRILLNTGFYREGFNPTNAVIGASLKYPWPSSYDVGKDKFSFFQTEAKLVQAAARKLGLIAFGDRFARHPLAFLAEAADDICYRTIDMEDATELGIVSEDFMLKQFAAALEWSPRKAEYKKYARRHYRQRNSSIRTKLIGLATEEVVELFTANHDAIMTGALDPKASLMELSQGVCQTIHSVYKELSDDLFYSRRKAILEIGAGNAISVLLDQIMAEASRVCTDEESTNKEKIIRLLGRDKVEIIKKDKTSCHYKIIMAIVDYISGMTDNYATDLCRKFLGLGY is encoded by the coding sequence ATGGGCTCCGCACCCCGCATGGATTGGAACAGGCTGCTCGACGCCACGCGTCCGAAAATCGACAAACCGGACAAAAAAAACAAACCGAGCAAGGACGTCCGCAGCCCATTCCAGAGAGATATCGACCGCATCACCTTCAGCGATGCCTTTCGCCGTTTGTCCCGCAAGACGCAGGTCCACCCACTCAATGAAAATGATCACATCCATTCCCGACTGACCCACAGCCTGGAAGTGGCTTCCGTGGGCCGGAGCCTGGGGGTGCACATCGGCAACTTCCTCCAGGATATCGGCGAACTCCCAGAGGGAATGCAGCCGGAACGTGTCGGCGAGATCGTCCAGGCGGCCTGCATGGCCCACGATATCGGCAACCCGCCCTTCGGGCACAGCGGCGAATCCGCCATCAAGGACTGGTTTCAAGGCCACCCCGGTTCCCTCACACCGCTGCCGGTCAACTGCCGCTCGGACTTCACCAAATTCGACGGAAACGCCATGGCCATCCGCATCCTGCTCAATACGGGGTTCTATCGCGAGGGGTTCAACCCTACCAATGCGGTCATTGGAGCGTCTCTGAAATATCCCTGGCCCTCCTCCTACGATGTGGGCAAAGACAAATTCAGTTTTTTCCAGACGGAGGCAAAGCTCGTCCAGGCGGCAGCCAGAAAACTCGGCTTGATCGCTTTTGGCGACCGCTTCGCGCGCCACCCGCTTGCCTTTCTGGCCGAGGCCGCTGACGACATCTGCTACCGCACCATCGACATGGAAGATGCCACGGAATTGGGTATCGTTTCCGAAGACTTCATGCTCAAGCAGTTTGCGGCCGCTCTGGAATGGTCCCCCCGCAAAGCCGAATACAAAAAGTACGCCCGACGCCATTACAGACAGCGCAACAGCAGCATTCGGACCAAGCTCATCGGCTTGGCCACGGAGGAAGTCGTCGAGTTGTTCACCGCCAACCATGATGCGATCATGACGGGCGCGCTGGACCCGAAGGCGAGCCTGATGGAACTCTCCCAGGGCGTCTGCCAGACCATTCATTCCGTCTACAAGGAGCTTTCCGACGACCTCTTCTATTCCAGGCGGAAGGCCATCCTGGAAATCGGGGCGGGCAACGCCATCAGCGTGCTGTTGGACCAGATCATGGCCGAGGCAAGCCGCGTCTGCACCGACGAGGAATCCACCAACAAGGAAAAAATCATACGGCTGCTCGGCAGGGACAAAGTGGAAATCATCAAGAAAGACAAGACGTCCTGCCACTACAAGATCATCATGGCCATCGTGGACTACATCTCCGGCATGACCGACAATTACGCAACGGACCTGTGCCGCAAGTTTCTCGGCCTGGGGTACTAG
- the htpG gene encoding molecular chaperone HtpG: MGKKTTHKFKAEVSQLLDILVHSLYTNKEIFLRELISNASDALEKARFKTQAEGAADELAPEIRITADAEAKTLTVTDTGIGMTRDELMRNIGTIAHSGTAELARLAEEGKESLDSLIGRFGVGFYSVYMVADEVDVTTKSMDAAAKAITWTSDGRTDYKLQELDEDRPHGTEITVHLKEDVASQFTNLAHIKQVVKKHSNFINFPIFVGDERVNTIQALWREPKFQIKPEQYAEFYQFLTFDPDEPFDTLHTSVDAPVQFNALMFIPKHGDDPFGLGRENRGLDLYVRRVLIEKQNKDLLPEYLGFVKGVVDTEDLPLNISRETLQDNLLMRKISSTLVKQVLDHLTKMAKDDADRYAEFWRAHGELFKAGYMDFLNKDKFAGLVRFNSSALDDDKALTSFADYITRAKEGQKEIYYAYGPSRQALSLSPHLEVFRRKHVEVLYLYEPIDEFVMDAMREFDGCTLVSAEHADMAKLDKFEDVEKAERPEALSDEQKTELDTLLKRMKDVLGDAVTEVKASTRLSESPVCLANPDGNVTSSMDKIMRVMSKDTSIPQKVLEINPDHPLIRNMLTILEKDENDPFIDQAANQLYESALLLEGYLTDPHALVGRVQDLLTKSSGWYVATK; encoded by the coding sequence ATGGGCAAGAAAACCACCCATAAATTCAAGGCGGAAGTCAGCCAACTTCTCGATATCCTGGTACATTCGCTGTACACCAACAAGGAGATATTCCTTCGCGAGCTGATCTCCAACGCGTCCGACGCCCTGGAAAAGGCCCGGTTCAAGACCCAGGCCGAGGGCGCGGCCGACGAGCTGGCCCCGGAGATCCGCATCACGGCGGACGCCGAGGCCAAGACCCTGACCGTGACCGACACCGGCATCGGCATGACCCGCGACGAGCTCATGCGCAACATCGGCACCATCGCCCACTCGGGCACGGCCGAGCTGGCCCGGCTTGCCGAGGAGGGCAAGGAGTCGCTGGATTCGCTCATCGGTCGGTTCGGCGTGGGCTTCTATTCCGTGTACATGGTCGCCGACGAGGTGGATGTGACCACCAAGTCCATGGACGCCGCCGCCAAGGCCATCACCTGGACCTCGGACGGCCGCACCGACTACAAGTTGCAGGAGCTGGACGAGGACCGTCCGCACGGCACCGAGATCACGGTCCACCTGAAGGAGGACGTGGCCTCCCAGTTCACCAACCTGGCGCACATCAAGCAGGTGGTCAAGAAGCACTCCAACTTCATCAATTTCCCCATCTTCGTGGGCGACGAGCGGGTCAACACCATCCAGGCCCTGTGGCGCGAGCCCAAGTTCCAGATCAAGCCCGAGCAGTACGCCGAGTTCTACCAGTTCCTGACCTTCGACCCGGACGAGCCCTTCGACACCCTGCACACCTCGGTGGACGCGCCGGTCCAGTTCAACGCGCTCATGTTCATCCCCAAGCACGGCGACGATCCGTTCGGCCTGGGCCGCGAGAACCGGGGCCTGGACCTGTACGTGCGCCGGGTGCTCATCGAGAAGCAGAACAAGGACCTGCTCCCCGAGTACCTGGGCTTCGTCAAGGGCGTGGTCGACACCGAGGACCTGCCCCTGAACATCTCGCGCGAGACCCTGCAGGACAACCTGCTCATGCGCAAGATCAGCTCCACCCTGGTCAAGCAGGTGCTCGACCACCTGACCAAGATGGCCAAGGACGACGCGGACCGCTACGCCGAGTTCTGGCGCGCCCACGGCGAGCTGTTCAAGGCGGGCTACATGGACTTCCTGAACAAGGACAAGTTCGCCGGGCTGGTGCGCTTCAACTCCTCGGCCCTGGACGACGACAAGGCGCTGACCTCGTTCGCGGACTACATCACGCGGGCCAAGGAGGGGCAGAAGGAGATCTACTACGCCTACGGCCCGAGCCGCCAGGCGCTCAGCCTCTCCCCGCACCTGGAGGTCTTCCGGCGCAAGCACGTCGAGGTCCTGTACCTCTATGAGCCCATCGACGAGTTCGTCATGGACGCCATGCGCGAGTTCGACGGCTGCACCCTGGTCTCGGCCGAGCACGCGGACATGGCCAAGCTGGACAAGTTCGAGGACGTGGAAAAGGCCGAGCGGCCCGAGGCCCTGTCCGACGAGCAGAAGACCGAGCTGGACACCCTGCTCAAGCGCATGAAGGACGTGCTCGGCGACGCCGTGACCGAGGTCAAGGCCTCCACGCGGCTGTCCGAGTCCCCGGTCTGCCTGGCCAACCCGGACGGCAACGTGACCTCGTCCATGGACAAGATCATGCGCGTCATGAGCAAGGACACGTCCATCCCCCAGAAGGTCCTGGAGATCAACCCGGACCACCCGCTCATCCGCAACATGCTGACCATCTTGGAGAAGGACGAGAACGACCCGTTCATCGACCAGGCCGCCAACCAGCTCTACGAGTCGGCCCTGCTGCTTGAGGGCTACCTGACCGACCCCCACGCCCTGGTGGGCCGGGTCCAGGACCTGCTGACCAAGTCGAGCGGCTGGTACGTGGCCACCAAGTAG
- a CDS encoding MerR family transcriptional regulator, whose product MTGKKVLSVAEIARELDLPESTVHYWKNRFAQHLPSVGRGRQKRFKPEAVEIFSTISRLLKEGHTARDVMEQLSQDYPLQADAVPVAASAAAPVQAAGSMDQVMGMAAAIGLEIARSVGEGIRSVLDAGNADGPDVSEVRRGLEEAASRIGVAVEATEALRAENRELKEKLAVMEAEMIRLRKDRREMEKYLLDKIKSVST is encoded by the coding sequence ATGACTGGCAAGAAGGTGTTGTCCGTGGCCGAGATCGCCCGCGAGCTCGACCTGCCCGAATCCACGGTGCATTACTGGAAGAACCGGTTCGCCCAGCATCTGCCGAGCGTGGGGCGTGGCCGCCAGAAGCGCTTCAAGCCCGAGGCCGTGGAGATTTTCTCGACCATTTCCCGGCTGCTTAAGGAGGGCCACACGGCCCGCGACGTCATGGAGCAATTGTCCCAGGACTATCCGTTGCAGGCGGACGCGGTGCCCGTCGCCGCCAGCGCGGCCGCGCCGGTCCAGGCGGCCGGGTCCATGGACCAGGTCATGGGCATGGCCGCGGCCATCGGGCTGGAGATCGCCCGGTCCGTGGGCGAGGGCATCCGTTCGGTGCTCGACGCCGGGAACGCGGACGGGCCGGACGTGTCCGAGGTGCGCCGGGGGCTGGAGGAGGCCGCCTCGCGCATCGGCGTGGCCGTGGAGGCCACCGAGGCGCTCCGGGCCGAGAACCGGGAGCTCAAGGAAAAGCTTGCGGTCATGGAGGCCGAGATGATCCGTCTGCGCAAGGATCGGCGCGAAATGGAAAAGTACCTCCTTGACAAGATCAAATCCGTATCTACTTAG
- a CDS encoding DoxX family protein yields MQSLLGSKTLYTLVRVCLGLLFVYAGTLKLMHPEGFAVTINIYGLVSWKMAGFLSYAIPTVEILSGLGLILDVRGALAIIVAQLLGFMVVLLYAMYLGLDADCGCFGNPKNTDNAPTGPLHAFLRDAAMLAACALLYAQRRTAGFRPWGLGRLLGKKKQ; encoded by the coding sequence ATGCAATCACTGCTCGGCTCCAAAACGCTCTACACCCTGGTCAGGGTGTGCCTCGGCCTGCTCTTCGTCTACGCCGGGACGCTCAAGCTCATGCACCCCGAAGGGTTCGCCGTGACCATCAACATCTACGGGCTGGTCTCCTGGAAAATGGCGGGCTTCCTGTCCTACGCCATCCCCACCGTGGAGATCCTGTCCGGGCTCGGCCTGATCCTCGACGTGCGCGGCGCGTTGGCGATCATTGTCGCACAGTTGTTGGGGTTCATGGTCGTCCTGCTCTACGCCATGTACCTCGGCCTCGACGCCGACTGCGGCTGCTTCGGCAACCCCAAGAACACCGACAACGCCCCCACCGGCCCCCTCCACGCCTTCCTCCGCGACGCCGCCATGCTCGCCGCCTGCGCCCTGCTCTACGCCCAACGCCGCACCGCAGGCTTCAGGCCGTGGGGACTGGGACGGCTGCTCGGGAAGAAAAAGCAGTAG
- a CDS encoding glycine zipper domain-containing protein, which translates to MKNALLKTTTSLLLMLTLLAGCQTTQTQNAAGIGTLAGATLGALTFKNKISGAAIGAGVGLLAGYIVGNEMEKADQAHLANTLESTPSGYANEWVNPDTRTQYEAIPEPPREYNDGRVERDVTIHARMADGSRQTVYAKAYRQPDGSWQLVQ; encoded by the coding sequence ATGAAGAACGCCCTACTCAAGACCACTACGTCGCTGTTGCTGATGCTGACCCTGCTGGCGGGCTGCCAGACCACCCAAACCCAGAACGCCGCCGGGATCGGCACCCTGGCCGGGGCCACCCTCGGCGCGCTGACCTTCAAGAACAAGATCTCGGGCGCGGCCATCGGCGCGGGCGTGGGCCTGCTCGCCGGATACATCGTGGGCAATGAAATGGAAAAGGCCGACCAGGCGCACCTGGCCAATACCCTCGAATCCACGCCCTCGGGCTACGCCAACGAGTGGGTCAACCCCGATACCCGCACCCAGTACGAGGCCATCCCCGAACCGCCGCGCGAATACAACGACGGCCGCGTCGAACGCGACGTGACCATCCATGCCCGCATGGCCGACGGCTCCCGACAGACCGTCTACGCCAAGGCCTACCGCCAGCCCGACGGCTCCTGGCAGCTCGTCCAGTAG
- a CDS encoding acyltransferase family protein — translation MTGRDARIDNAKGVLIILVVLGHLVWPVPSGDRPADGLYFFAYLFHMPMFALISGWLSRVETGWAALVRNGRLLLAPYVIFVALHALILRLMGQEPYPFLQGLYGLWYLLSLFCWRMVLPYARRVPLALPLSVALALAAGFVPFIGLDLSLSRTLVLLPFFLAGHRLREKGVSPTAVFGRLTGGALVATGLLLAAWLSGYAFQPMLYGNGPYAALGPGVGVGFAARAVQLAAAFGLGLGALALTPGAESPLTRIGRHSLHVYLLHTLLLVPYRLWPGAYGVLGSRAWLLIPAAVLLAWLLASPPVVKVTRRLVAPLG, via the coding sequence ATGACCGGACGTGACGCGCGCATCGACAACGCCAAGGGCGTGCTCATCATCCTGGTGGTCCTGGGGCACCTGGTCTGGCCGGTGCCGAGCGGCGACCGGCCGGCGGACGGCCTGTATTTCTTCGCGTACCTGTTCCACATGCCCATGTTCGCCCTGATTTCGGGCTGGCTGTCGCGGGTGGAGACGGGGTGGGCGGCGCTGGTCCGGAACGGACGACTGCTCCTGGCCCCGTACGTGATCTTCGTGGCGCTGCACGCGCTCATCCTGCGGCTCATGGGCCAGGAGCCCTACCCCTTTCTCCAGGGATTGTACGGGCTGTGGTACCTGCTCAGCCTGTTCTGCTGGCGCATGGTCCTGCCCTATGCGCGACGCGTGCCGCTGGCCCTGCCCTTGTCCGTCGCGCTGGCCCTGGCGGCGGGATTCGTGCCGTTCATCGGCCTGGATTTGAGCCTGTCCCGGACGTTGGTGCTGCTGCCGTTCTTCCTGGCCGGGCACCGGCTCAGGGAAAAGGGTGTCTCGCCCACGGCCGTGTTCGGCCGACTGACGGGCGGGGCGCTGGTGGCGACCGGACTGCTGCTGGCCGCATGGCTCTCCGGGTATGCTTTCCAGCCCATGCTGTACGGCAACGGGCCGTATGCCGCCCTGGGGCCGGGGGTGGGCGTGGGATTTGCCGCCCGCGCCGTGCAGTTGGCGGCGGCCTTCGGCCTGGGACTGGGCGCGCTGGCCCTGACGCCGGGGGCCGAGAGCCCCCTGACCCGCATCGGCCGCCACTCGCTGCACGTCTACCTGCTGCACACGCTGCTGCTCGTGCCCTACCGCCTGTGGCCCGGCGCCTACGGCGTGCTCGGCTCCAGGGCCTGGCTCCTGATACCAGCGGCCGTGCTGCTGGCCTGGCTCCTGGCCAGTCCCCCGGTGGTCAAGGTCACGCGGCGGCTGGTCGCGCCCCTGGGCTGA
- the ald gene encoding alanine dehydrogenase encodes MIIGIPKEIKTLENRVAMTPGAVESLVRKGNEVLVEAGAGLGSGLTDEEYAAAGAKMVTAEEAWAAEMVIKVKEPLPSEFKYLRKDMILFTYLHLAAAPELTKALLDAGTTSVAYETVKSADGTLPLLTPMSEVAGRMATQVGAHYLEKTQGGRGILLGGVPGVYPAEVLVLGGGVVGTNAARIAMGMGARVTILDLSHQRLQYLDDVFQGRITTMMSTEPNIRQMVQRADLVIGAVLLPGAKTPNLITRDMLPLMKEGAVIVDVAVDQGGCIETTHATTHDNPTYVIDGVVHYGVANMPGAVPRTSTFALVNQTAPYALRLAAKGVAALKEDPGLALGLNTWDGNLTCPAVGAALNIESMTPEEALAQM; translated from the coding sequence ATGATTATCGGTATCCCCAAAGAAATCAAGACGTTGGAAAACCGCGTGGCCATGACCCCCGGTGCGGTGGAATCCCTGGTCCGCAAGGGCAACGAGGTGCTGGTCGAGGCCGGCGCCGGTCTGGGCAGCGGCCTGACCGATGAGGAATACGCCGCCGCGGGCGCCAAGATGGTCACCGCCGAGGAGGCCTGGGCCGCCGAGATGGTCATCAAGGTCAAGGAGCCGCTTCCGAGCGAGTTCAAGTACCTGCGCAAGGACATGATCCTGTTCACCTACCTGCACCTGGCCGCCGCTCCCGAGCTGACCAAGGCCCTGCTCGACGCCGGGACCACCTCCGTGGCCTACGAGACCGTCAAGTCCGCCGACGGCACCCTGCCCCTGCTGACCCCCATGTCCGAGGTCGCCGGCCGCATGGCCACCCAGGTGGGCGCGCACTACCTGGAGAAGACCCAGGGCGGCCGCGGCATCCTGCTCGGCGGCGTGCCCGGCGTGTACCCCGCCGAAGTGCTCGTCCTGGGCGGCGGCGTGGTCGGCACCAACGCGGCCCGCATCGCCATGGGCATGGGCGCGCGCGTGACCATCCTCGACCTTTCCCACCAGCGCCTCCAGTACCTGGACGACGTCTTCCAGGGCCGCATCACCACCATGATGTCCACCGAGCCCAACATCCGCCAGATGGTCCAGCGGGCCGACCTGGTCATCGGCGCGGTCCTGCTGCCCGGCGCCAAGACCCCGAACCTGATCACCCGCGACATGCTGCCCCTGATGAAGGAAGGCGCGGTCATCGTCGACGTGGCCGTGGACCAGGGCGGCTGCATCGAGACCACCCACGCCACCACCCACGACAACCCGACCTACGTCATCGACGGCGTGGTCCACTACGGCGTGGCCAACATGCCCGGCGCGGTGCCCCGCACCTCCACCTTCGCCCTGGTCAACCAGACCGCTCCCTACGCCCTGCGCCTGGCCGCCAAGGGCGTGGCCGCCCTCAAGGAAGACCCGGGCCTGGCCCTGGGCCTGAACACCTGGGACGGCAACCTGACCTGCCCGGCCGTGGGCGCGGCCCTGAACATCGAGTCCATGACCCCGGAAGAGGCCCTGGCCCAGATGTAG
- a CDS encoding Lrp/AsnC family transcriptional regulator, protein MKNELDSQDKRLVAELTRDGQLSPGKIGAATGVTAPTVRSRVKNLMRAGALKVAGMVNPMRVKGLTVALVGISLMSHEQLGEKLDQIGALPRVNWAAVVTGRYDIIVEIICQEGMDDLYQFLDQDLSKVGGINASESFVVMKSRRKWLLLPDAVIETFTK, encoded by the coding sequence ATGAAAAACGAATTGGATTCCCAGGACAAGCGGCTGGTTGCCGAACTGACCCGCGACGGCCAGCTGTCGCCCGGCAAGATCGGGGCGGCCACGGGCGTGACCGCGCCCACGGTGCGCTCGCGGGTCAAGAACCTGATGCGCGCGGGCGCGCTCAAGGTCGCGGGCATGGTCAATCCCATGCGCGTCAAGGGGCTGACCGTGGCCCTGGTGGGCATCAGCCTGATGAGCCACGAGCAGCTCGGCGAGAAGCTCGACCAGATCGGGGCCCTGCCCAGGGTCAACTGGGCGGCCGTGGTCACCGGGCGCTACGACATCATCGTGGAGATCATCTGCCAGGAAGGCATGGACGATCTCTACCAGTTCCTGGATCAGGATCTTTCCAAGGTCGGCGGCATCAACGCCTCCGAATCGTTCGTCGTCATGAAATCACGGCGCAAGTGGCTGTTGTTGCCCGACGCTGTGATCGAAACCTTCACCAAATAA